In the genome of Paenarthrobacter ilicis, the window TGACCGCGGCGGACCGTGGCGCCGTCGTCGGCTTCCGCGCAGTGATCCAGGCCGGAGAGCCGGTCACCGCAACGCGGCCGTACACCGCTTTCAGCCAGTCGGTGGTGAGGAACAAGGCCCACACAGCAGGGTTCGACGCCGGTACCTCCCTGGATCTGTTCGCGCGGAATGCGTCGGCGAACCTTCTTCTGTACCCGACGGACGGCGCCGGCCGGTGGCAGGCAGCCAGGACGATCGGCTATGGCTGGGACGTTTTCGATCTGGTTATCTCCGCCGGTGACTTCAACGGCGACGGCTTCAATGACGTGGTGGCCCGGGACGACGCCGGGACGCTCTACCTGTACCCCGGCAACGGGACCGGCGGGTGGCTGCCCCGCAAGGAAATCGGCTGGGGTTGGGATGTTTTCGACTCCATCGTTGCCGCTGGCGACTTTTCCGGCGACGGCAACAACGATCTCCTGGCACGGACCCCCGCGGGCGCCCTGGTGCTCTACCCGGGCAACGGCGTTGGCGGTTTCAAAGCCCCCGGCGCAGTAGGCCAGGGCTGGGAAGCGCTGAACAACATTTTCTCCCCGGGCGACTTTGACGGCGACGGCAACCCGGACGTCATGGGCCGGGACGCGGCCGGGAACCTACGGCTCTACGGAGGCAACGGCCAGGGCGGTTGGACCACTGCCGCGGGCATCGGGACCGGGTGGAACGTGATGTCCAGGATCGGCGGTTCCGGTGATTTCAACGGGGACGGTTTCAACGACGTCTTCGCCATCGACGCTGCCGGCCAACTGACCATGTACTACGGCAACGGCGCCGGAGGCTGGAAAGGCGCCGGAGTTGTTGGCTGGGGCTGGGGCGGGTTCACGGCCATTTTCTAAGCCGATTTCGGTTGCATTTCGGGCTTGACGTGTCTTGTTCGGAAAATATTGCCAGGAAATTCCCAGACTTGGGTTTCGGCAATGTACTCTCATTTCAATTACACCGGGCGGACATCTCTGACCGCCCCGAATTGGGGGAACATTTTGGTGCACTTCTCCGCGTCCAGCGCGCCACTGTCAAAGACAGCTCGACCGAATGCCGCAGGTATCATCCTGCAGCATCGTACGGCGTCCGCTGAGTAGTTCCCTGTTTCATTTTCTAGTTGCCGTTCAGGCAGCCCCTTCCTTGGAGGAATCCCTTGGAGACCAGTACTCCTATGCCTGCCGCTGCGCGTAAGCACCGGCGTTTGTATTCAGTTATCACCGCGTCCTTGCTTTCAAGTCTCCTGTTGGCTCCGGCCATCCCGGCCGGCGCTGCGGCGCCAACCGCAGCTGTTCCGAGCCGCTACGTGTATCTCAGCGGAACCCCGCAGCTCGGTGGCGACCCAACCGTGGGTGGCCTTCTGAAAGTGGATGTCTCCAATACGTTCGCCCACGTCTCACCGGAGGGTGGGTCCGCATCCGTTTCGTACACCTGGACACGCGACGGGGTGGTGATCCCCGGTGCAACAGGCCCTACCTACCGTGCGACATCAGCGGACTTGGGACGCGTTGTGGGTGCATCAGTCACCGCCGTCTACGATCCCGAATCAGTGGGTACAGTCCAGGCTGCCCATCCCCTTAGGGTGGCCGCAGCGGCCCGTGCACGTGGATTCAACGGAGACGGCACCCTGGATATCTTCGCCCGGGATGCCTCCGGCCGCTTGTTGCTCTACCCCACCGATGGGCACGGCAATTGGCAGCCAACCCAGGTAATCGGGTGGGGTTGGAACAAGTTCAACCTGATGGTTTCCCCTGGCGACTTTGACGGAGACGGCACAGTCGACGTCCTGGCGCGGGACGCGCAGGGAGGGCTCTTCCTGTATCAAGGCAACGGTTCCGGTGGTTGGAAGAAGGCACTCCAAGTAGGACAGGGGTGGCAGAGCTTCAGGGAGCTGAGTGCAGCCGGAGACTTCAACGGTGACGGCAGCAACGACATTCTTGCCGTAGACAATGCAGGGAACCTTTTTCTATATCCCGGAAACGGTCGCGGCGGATGGCTCACGCCACGTTGGATTGGCCATGGT includes:
- a CDS encoding FG-GAP-like repeat-containing protein, yielding MLSSLLLAPAIPAGAAAPTAAVPSRYVYLSGTPQLGGDPTVGGLLKVDVSNTFAHVSPEGGSASVSYTWTRDGVVIPGATGPTYRATSADLGRVVGASVTAVYDPESVGTVQAAHPLRVAAAARARGFNGDGTLDIFARDASGRLLLYPTDGHGNWQPTQVIGWGWNKFNLMVSPGDFDGDGTVDVLARDAQGGLFLYQGNGSGGWKKALQVGQGWQSFRELSAAGDFNGDGSNDILAVDNAGNLFLYPGNGRGGWLTPRWIGHGWQGMDSVGAGHFLGYSSVVTLSKTFWGDLQARTSSRNGYFEEYGLPGSYAGTIGWGWDSITRFGMAGDFNGDGDSDVYGIDRSGRLTMYLGDTSGFRDRGIAGFRWKGTPTVGWGWGGLTAVF